In Choloepus didactylus isolate mChoDid1 chromosome X, mChoDid1.pri, whole genome shotgun sequence, a genomic segment contains:
- the BGN gene encoding biglycan isoform X3: MSTMWPLWTLASLLALSQALPFEQKGFWDFTLDDGLALMNDEDASGVDSTSGALDLDSVTPTFSAICPFGCHCHLRVVQCSDLGLKVVPKEISPDTTLLDLQNNDISELRKDDFKGLQHLYALVLVNNKISKVHEKAFSPLHKLQKLYISKNHLVQIPPSLPRSLVELRIHDNRIRKVPKGAFSGLRHMNCIGEWGPPGPAPPPGPPQRAAGRSRGDGGPSCRSY; encoded by the exons ATGTCCACCATGTGGCCACTGTGGACCCTCGCGTCGCTACTGGCCCTGAGCCAGGCCCTGCCCTTTGAGCAAAAGGGCTTCTGGGACTTCACCCTGGACGACGGGCTGGCCCTGATGAACGACGAGGACGCCTCGGGCGTTGACTCGACGTCAGGAGCCCTGGACCTGGACTCTGTCACGCCCACCTTCAGCGCCATATGTCCCTTCGGCTGCCACTGCCACCTGCGGGTGGTCCAGTGCTCCGACCTGG GTCTCAAGGTCGTGCCCAAAGAGATCTCGCCTGACACCACACTGCTGGACCTGCAGAACAACGACATCTCCGAGCTCCGCAAGGATGACTTCAAAGGCCTCCAGCACCTCTAC GCCCTCGTCCTGGTGAACAACAAGATCTCCAAGGTCCACGAGAAGGCCTTCAGCCCCCTGCACAAGCTGCAGAAGCTCTACATCTCCAAGAACCACCTGGTGCAGATCCCGCCCAGCCTGCCCAGGTCCCTGGTGGAACTGCGCATCCATGACAACCGCATCCGCAAGGTGCCCAAGGGTGCGTTCAGTGGGCTCCGCCACATGAACTGCATCGGTGAGTGGGGTCCCCCCGGCCCTGCCCCACCACCGGGCCCGCCCCAGCGGGCAGCGGGAAGGAGTCGGGGGGACGGAGGCCCTTCCTGCCGCAGCTACTGA